A single window of Streptomyces aquilus DNA harbors:
- a CDS encoding ABC transporter permease, producing MITAWAQGLARHRTGRLLAALAGVTLAVALVAALGSFLTASKATMTQRALRSVAVDWQVQVQPGADPNAVLSLVQKTPGTRTALPVGFAHTSAFTAHVQGSTQTTGPGVALGLPDGYRARFPDAVRTLSGSSTGVLLAQQTASNLHAAPGDTIAIQIPGAGPHRVKVDGVVDLPQADSLFQTVGAPSQSQPTAPPDNVVLLPAARFAALTHGATAVTTQIHVARTNTGLTSDPAAAFSSVTGAAHNLEARSAGTALVGNNIGAALDSARQDALYAQILFLFLGVPGAVLAAALTAAVASAGGERRRQEQGLLRLRGLRPRQITGLAGLEAALIGLAGGLAGLGVAALTGRLAFGAASFGASAGQWVVWYAIAFVLGAAVAAGAVLVPALRDLRTVTVADTRKQEGVRPSRSPWWLRYGLDLVLLIGSWLVFRASSGNQYALVLAPEGVPSISVSYWAFLGPALLWIGAALLLWRLTLLVLTRGRPVLTRLARPLTATLAGTTAAVLTRRRRPLARSVVLLALAVSFAVSTAVFNATYHQQAEVDARLTNGADVTVTEPPGARVPPASGAALKISGVRHVEPLQHRFAYVGSDLQDLYGVRPDTIAGATSLQDAYFAGGTARQLMQRLAQHPDNLLVSVETVNDFQLSPGDTVNLRVQDARTKALHTVPFHYAGIAKEFPTAPKDSFFVANASYIAKATGSDAVGAFLLDTGGSHQKQIAAQLRGQLGTGATVTDLTQTRGTVGTSLTSVDLAGLTRIELAFAVLLAAGAGGLVLALGLAERRRTFAIATVLGARARHLRGMVLTEALLLAVGGLAGGALIGWALSQMLVKVLTGVFDPPPADLSVPGAYLALTGTAAVAAIVAAALNGIRKTRRPAVEELRDL from the coding sequence ATGATCACCGCATGGGCGCAAGGCCTGGCCCGCCACCGCACCGGCCGACTGCTGGCCGCCCTGGCAGGCGTCACACTCGCGGTCGCCCTCGTCGCCGCGCTCGGCTCCTTCCTCACCGCGTCCAAGGCGACCATGACCCAACGCGCCCTGCGCTCGGTCGCCGTGGACTGGCAGGTCCAGGTGCAGCCCGGCGCCGACCCGAACGCCGTCCTGTCCCTCGTCCAGAAGACCCCCGGCACCCGCACCGCGCTGCCCGTCGGCTTCGCCCACACCAGCGCCTTCACGGCCCATGTGCAGGGCAGCACCCAGACCACCGGCCCCGGTGTCGCCCTCGGACTGCCCGACGGCTACCGTGCCCGCTTTCCGGACGCCGTCCGTACGCTGTCGGGCTCCTCCACCGGCGTCCTGCTGGCCCAGCAGACCGCCTCCAACCTGCACGCCGCCCCAGGCGACACCATCGCCATCCAGATCCCCGGTGCAGGCCCGCACCGCGTGAAGGTGGACGGCGTCGTCGACCTGCCCCAGGCCGACTCCCTCTTCCAGACCGTCGGTGCCCCCAGCCAGTCGCAGCCGACCGCGCCCCCGGACAACGTCGTCCTGCTGCCCGCCGCCCGGTTCGCCGCCCTCACTCACGGCGCCACCGCCGTCACCACCCAGATCCACGTCGCCCGCACCAACACCGGGCTGACCTCCGACCCGGCCGCCGCGTTCTCCTCGGTCACCGGTGCCGCCCACAACCTGGAGGCCCGCTCGGCAGGCACCGCCCTGGTCGGCAACAACATCGGCGCCGCCCTCGACTCCGCCCGCCAGGACGCCCTGTACGCCCAGATCCTCTTCCTCTTCCTCGGCGTGCCGGGCGCGGTCCTGGCGGCCGCGCTCACAGCGGCGGTCGCCTCGGCCGGCGGTGAACGGCGGCGCCAGGAACAAGGGTTGCTGCGACTGCGCGGGCTGCGGCCCCGCCAAATCACCGGCCTCGCGGGCCTGGAAGCCGCCCTCATCGGCCTCGCCGGGGGCCTCGCGGGGCTGGGTGTCGCCGCGCTCACCGGCCGTCTCGCGTTCGGTGCGGCCTCGTTCGGCGCGAGCGCGGGGCAGTGGGTCGTCTGGTACGCGATCGCCTTCGTACTCGGAGCCGCGGTGGCCGCCGGTGCCGTTCTCGTCCCCGCACTGCGGGACCTCCGCACGGTCACCGTCGCCGACACCCGCAAACAGGAGGGCGTACGTCCCTCCCGGTCCCCTTGGTGGCTGCGGTACGGCCTGGACCTCGTGCTCCTGATCGGCTCGTGGCTGGTCTTCCGCGCCTCCTCCGGCAACCAGTACGCGCTGGTCCTCGCCCCTGAGGGCGTTCCCAGCATCTCCGTGTCGTACTGGGCCTTCCTCGGCCCCGCCCTGCTGTGGATCGGCGCGGCCCTGCTGCTGTGGCGCCTGACCCTGCTGGTCCTCACCCGTGGCCGTCCCGTTCTGACCCGGCTGGCCCGCCCGCTGACCGCGACCCTGGCCGGGACCACCGCGGCCGTACTGACCCGGCGCCGGCGACCGCTCGCCCGCTCGGTGGTGCTGCTCGCCCTGGCCGTCTCCTTCGCCGTGTCCACCGCCGTCTTCAACGCCACGTACCACCAGCAGGCCGAGGTCGACGCCCGGCTCACCAACGGCGCCGACGTCACCGTCACCGAACCGCCCGGGGCCCGGGTCCCACCCGCTTCCGGAGCGGCCCTGAAGATCTCCGGTGTACGGCACGTCGAACCCCTCCAGCACCGCTTCGCCTATGTCGGCTCCGACCTGCAGGACCTGTACGGCGTCCGCCCGGACACCATCGCCGGGGCCACCTCGCTCCAGGACGCCTACTTCGCCGGCGGCACCGCTCGGCAGCTGATGCAGCGCCTTGCCCAGCACCCGGACAACCTGCTGGTCAGCGTCGAGACCGTCAACGACTTCCAGCTCTCCCCCGGCGACACCGTCAACCTGCGCGTCCAGGACGCCCGCACCAAAGCCCTGCACACGGTCCCCTTCCACTACGCCGGCATCGCCAAGGAGTTCCCCACCGCCCCCAAGGACAGCTTCTTCGTCGCCAACGCCTCCTACATCGCCAAGGCCACCGGCAGCGACGCGGTGGGCGCCTTCCTCCTCGACACCGGTGGCAGCCACCAGAAGCAGATCGCCGCGCAGCTGCGTGGGCAGCTCGGCACCGGTGCCACCGTCACCGACCTGACCCAGACCCGCGGCACCGTCGGCACCAGCCTGACGTCGGTTGACCTGGCGGGCCTGACACGCATCGAACTCGCCTTCGCGGTGCTGCTGGCCGCGGGAGCCGGTGGGCTCGTCCTCGCCCTCGGGCTCGCCGAACGCCGCCGTACCTTCGCGATCGCCACGGTCCTCGGCGCGCGGGCACGGC
- a CDS encoding ABC transporter permease, whose translation MSTTSAVSPASVKVGAPGSGASAAKRALRRRIGLVWAGRIGLAVLVIGGWQAFTTWGIVDPFFFGQPSGIAKRLVDLFQNGTEFGSFYANIWTTIQEALAGFALGAVTGVVFGVALGQSRYLSDVLGPYIKMVNAIPRIVLGSIFIVAFGIGVLPKILLAAVLVFFIVFFNAFQGVREVDRNILANANVLGASQLQIIRHVIVPSALTWIIASLHSAFGFAIVGALVGEVLGAQSGLGLVIKTAQNNFDPNGVFATMLVISVIVLGAEWLIGKLEHRLLSWRPPAPSEATNTI comes from the coding sequence ATGAGCACGACGTCCGCTGTTTCACCCGCTTCCGTCAAGGTCGGCGCGCCAGGCTCGGGCGCGTCAGCCGCCAAGCGCGCTCTGCGGCGCCGCATCGGCCTGGTGTGGGCGGGCCGTATCGGCCTCGCGGTCCTCGTCATCGGCGGCTGGCAGGCCTTCACCACCTGGGGGATCGTCGACCCGTTCTTCTTCGGGCAGCCCTCCGGCATCGCCAAACGGCTCGTCGACCTCTTCCAGAACGGCACCGAGTTCGGGTCCTTCTACGCCAACATCTGGACGACGATCCAGGAGGCGCTCGCCGGCTTCGCCCTCGGGGCCGTCACCGGAGTCGTCTTCGGCGTCGCCCTCGGCCAGAGCCGCTACCTCTCCGACGTACTCGGCCCCTACATCAAGATGGTCAACGCGATCCCGCGCATCGTGCTCGGCTCGATCTTCATCGTCGCGTTCGGCATCGGCGTGCTGCCCAAGATCCTGCTCGCCGCGGTACTGGTGTTCTTCATCGTCTTCTTCAACGCCTTCCAGGGCGTGCGCGAGGTCGACCGCAACATCCTGGCCAACGCCAACGTGCTCGGCGCCTCGCAACTGCAGATCATCCGGCACGTCATCGTGCCGTCCGCGCTGACCTGGATCATCGCCAGCCTGCACAGCGCCTTCGGTTTCGCCATCGTCGGCGCACTGGTCGGCGAGGTGCTCGGCGCACAGAGCGGTCTCGGCCTCGTCATCAAGACCGCACAGAACAACTTCGACCCCAACGGCGTGTTCGCCACGATGCTCGTCATCTCGGTCATCGTGCTCGGCGCCGAGTGGCTGATCGGCAAGCTCGAGCACCGGCTGCTGTCCTGGCGCCCGCCGGCCCCGTCCGAGGCCACCAACACCATCTGA
- a CDS encoding ABC transporter substrate-binding protein, with the protein MSRRPAAVAASALTVLALGAVSACSGNSSTSTGTSGSTPTVKLMAGGLDKQIYLPYQLAQQLGFYKKYGVNVELSTEQDGGVGAEEAMASGQVDMAGAWYNHTIEFQAKGKAVEDVVQLSGAPGEREMCTKKSGVTSGADFKGKTLGVTDLGSGTDTLTQFLAAKKGVKTSEFHRIGVGAGSTAIAALQNGKVDCVMTTQPTVAAIQKKGVGTSAIDLATTQGATVALGGAYPAASVLARTDWVTSHKDTVQKVVDALVATMHWINTHSAADIANKLPASYVSNQLVTKADYISALTEDKGQFLPDGIMPAGGPKTSLATEKLVGNVKGSVDLSKTFTNDFALQANKAEGFKTTTTPAGPTG; encoded by the coding sequence ATGTCCCGACGACCCGCCGCCGTCGCCGCGTCCGCCCTCACCGTTCTCGCCCTCGGCGCCGTCAGCGCCTGTTCCGGCAACTCCTCGACGTCGACCGGCACTTCGGGCTCCACACCGACCGTGAAGCTCATGGCCGGCGGACTCGACAAGCAGATCTACCTCCCGTACCAGCTCGCGCAACAGCTGGGCTTCTACAAGAAGTACGGCGTCAACGTCGAGCTCAGCACCGAGCAGGACGGCGGTGTCGGCGCCGAGGAGGCCATGGCTTCGGGTCAGGTCGACATGGCGGGCGCCTGGTACAACCACACCATCGAGTTCCAGGCCAAGGGCAAGGCGGTCGAGGACGTCGTCCAGCTCTCCGGTGCGCCGGGCGAACGGGAGATGTGCACCAAGAAGTCGGGCGTCACCTCGGGCGCCGACTTCAAGGGCAAGACCCTCGGCGTCACCGACCTGGGGTCGGGCACCGACACCCTCACCCAGTTCCTGGCCGCCAAGAAGGGCGTCAAGACCAGCGAGTTCCACCGGATCGGAGTCGGTGCGGGCTCCACCGCCATCGCCGCGCTGCAGAACGGCAAGGTCGACTGCGTCATGACGACGCAGCCGACGGTCGCCGCGATCCAGAAGAAGGGCGTCGGCACCTCCGCCATCGACCTGGCCACCACACAGGGGGCCACGGTGGCGCTGGGCGGCGCCTATCCCGCGGCTAGTGTGCTCGCGCGCACCGACTGGGTGACCTCGCACAAGGACACCGTGCAGAAGGTCGTCGACGCGCTCGTCGCCACCATGCACTGGATCAACACCCACAGCGCGGCCGACATAGCGAACAAGCTGCCCGCGTCGTACGTGTCGAACCAGTTGGTGACCAAGGCCGACTACATCTCGGCCCTGACCGAGGACAAGGGTCAGTTCCTCCCGGACGGCATCATGCCGGCCGGCGGTCCGAAGACCTCTCTGGCGACGGAGAAACTGGTCGGCAATGTGAAGGGGTCGGTGGATCTCAGCAAGACGTTCACCAACGACTTCGCCCTCCAGGCCAACAAGGCGGAGGGCTTCAAGACCACGACGACCCCGGCAGGACCGACTGGCTGA
- a CDS encoding ABC transporter ATP-binding protein, which yields MSSDDVLVSCTDAALTFGRGAQAVVAVHGADLTIRAGDRLAVVGPSGSGKSSLLHLLAGLEQPTHGTVTRAASLGPYDIGLVFQGDSLIPALNVAENTALPLVLTDRAEDEARRAALAALARVDSADLAERLPEEISGGQAQRVAAARVLAQAPRLILADEPTGRLDHATGSRVLDALLTAADHTGAALVVTTHDPAVAARLTVRRSMRDGRLLTPEEVS from the coding sequence ATGTCGTCGGATGACGTGCTCGTCAGCTGCACGGACGCGGCCCTGACCTTCGGCCGGGGAGCCCAGGCGGTGGTGGCCGTGCACGGCGCCGACCTGACGATCCGGGCCGGGGACCGGCTCGCGGTGGTCGGCCCCTCGGGATCGGGCAAGAGCTCGCTGCTCCATCTGCTCGCCGGACTCGAACAGCCCACCCACGGCACCGTCACCCGCGCCGCCTCCCTCGGGCCGTACGACATCGGCCTCGTCTTCCAGGGCGACAGCCTGATCCCCGCCCTGAACGTGGCCGAGAACACCGCCCTGCCCCTGGTCCTCACCGACCGCGCGGAGGACGAGGCCAGGAGGGCCGCGCTCGCCGCGCTCGCCCGGGTGGACTCCGCCGACCTCGCCGAACGGCTGCCCGAGGAGATCTCCGGCGGGCAGGCCCAACGGGTGGCCGCCGCCCGGGTGCTGGCCCAGGCACCTCGCCTGATCCTCGCCGACGAACCCACCGGCCGCCTCGACCACGCCACCGGCTCCCGTGTCCTGGACGCCCTGCTGACGGCCGCCGACCACACCGGTGCGGCCCTCGTCGTCACCACCCACGATCCGGCCGTCGCCGCCCGGCTCACCGTCCGGCGCAGCATGCGCGACGGACGACTGCTCACACCCGAGGAGGTGTCATGA
- a CDS encoding alkaline phosphatase family protein gives MSRSHARLAAVLAAAGALTGVTAVQPPAFAASHHRAPAKHVLLISIDGLHQSDLAWYVSRHPKSALARLVGGGVEYTHAKTTTPSDSFPGMVAQATGGGPGTTGIYYDDTYNAALLPAGTTNCKAVKPGAEVDLTEDLDKNQASLDAGQGLTGLPDSILSMTGHPASLINASKLPVDPKTCKPVYPHSYVKVNTVFEVARSAGLRTAWSDKHAAYEILNGPSGTGIQDLFTPEINSDALGYPAGNDWTKDNQATEQYDGYKVQAVLNEIDGYDHSRTHKVGTPAIFGLNFQSVSTAQKLPASDGLKGGYTAKSVPGPLLAKNLDFVNAQIGALASEITKRHLAGSTTVILSAKHGQSPTDPTALTRIDDGPLLDGLNAAWKKLHPAAGDLVAHSVDDDAMLLWLTDRSQAATEFAKRYLLAQSGNGTDINAAPKGFTRSGLSKVYAGKAAARYFHVEAGEARVPDLFGIAQYGVVYTGGTQKIAEHGGAHADDLDVPLVVSGASVPDGVRDSASVQTKQIAPTILSLLGLNPRSLQAVREEHTRVLPVR, from the coding sequence ATGTCCAGAAGTCATGCCAGACTCGCAGCCGTTCTCGCTGCCGCCGGAGCCCTGACCGGCGTGACCGCCGTCCAGCCCCCGGCGTTCGCCGCCTCCCACCATCGGGCGCCCGCCAAGCACGTCCTGCTGATCTCGATCGACGGACTGCACCAGTCGGACCTGGCCTGGTACGTCTCCCGGCACCCCAAGTCGGCACTGGCGCGGCTGGTCGGCGGCGGTGTGGAGTACACCCACGCCAAGACCACCACGCCGTCCGACTCCTTCCCCGGCATGGTCGCCCAGGCGACCGGCGGCGGCCCCGGCACCACCGGCATCTACTACGACGACACCTACAACGCGGCGCTCCTGCCCGCCGGAACCACCAACTGCAAGGCCGTCAAGCCCGGTGCCGAGGTGGACCTCACGGAGGACCTCGACAAGAACCAGGCCTCCCTCGACGCCGGTCAGGGACTCACCGGCCTGCCGGACAGCATCCTGTCGATGACGGGCCACCCGGCAAGCCTGATCAATGCCTCCAAGCTGCCGGTCGACCCCAAGACCTGCAAACCGGTCTACCCGCACTCCTACGTCAAGGTGAACACCGTCTTCGAGGTGGCCCGCAGCGCGGGGCTGCGCACCGCCTGGTCGGACAAGCACGCGGCGTACGAAATCCTCAACGGGCCCTCGGGCACCGGAATCCAGGACCTGTTCACGCCCGAGATCAACAGCGACGCCCTCGGCTACCCGGCCGGCAACGACTGGACCAAGGACAACCAGGCCACCGAACAGTACGACGGCTACAAGGTGCAGGCCGTCCTCAACGAGATCGACGGCTACGACCACAGCCGTACCCACAAGGTCGGCACCCCGGCGATCTTCGGCCTCAACTTCCAGTCGGTCTCCACCGCGCAGAAGCTGCCCGCCTCCGACGGCCTCAAGGGCGGCTACACCGCCAAGAGCGTGCCCGGACCGCTGCTGGCGAAGAACCTGGACTTCGTCAACGCGCAGATCGGCGCCCTGGCTTCTGAGATCACGAAGCGGCACCTGGCCGGCAGCACCACGGTCATCCTGTCCGCCAAGCACGGTCAGTCGCCCACCGACCCGACCGCGCTCACCCGGATCGACGACGGCCCGCTGCTGGACGGCCTCAACGCCGCCTGGAAGAAGCTCCATCCCGCCGCCGGTGATCTGGTCGCACACTCCGTGGACGACGATGCGATGCTGCTCTGGCTGACCGACCGCTCGCAGGCCGCCACCGAGTTCGCCAAGAGGTACCTACTGGCGCAGAGCGGCAACGGCACCGACATCAACGCGGCACCCAAGGGCTTCACGCGCAGCGGGCTCAGCAAGGTCTACGCAGGGAAGGCCGCGGCCCGCTACTTCCACGTCGAAGCCGGTGAGGCCCGTGTCCCGGACCTCTTCGGCATCGCGCAGTACGGCGTCGTCTACACCGGCGGCACCCAGAAGATCGCCGAGCACGGCGGCGCCCACGCTGACGACCTCGATGTTCCGTTGGTGGTGTCGGGCGCCTCGGTTCCGGACGGCGTGCGCGACTCCGCGAGCGTGCAGACCAAGCAGATCGCACCAACGATCCTGAGCCTGCTCGGTCTGAACCCCCGTTCTCTGCAGGCCGTGCGCGAGGAGCACACCAGGGTGCTGCCGGTCCGCTGA
- a CDS encoding ABC transporter ATP-binding protein, which produces MASRNDVATSPGAGTTGRDSARVEISGLTKRFLTPAGEVFTALQDVSFTVEPGQFCAVVGPTGCGKSTTLSMVSGLDRPSEGSVKVGGREVNGVTDGVSFMFQSDALLPWKTVLGNVLMGPVFRRVPKQQAQASARDWLRRVGLTGFEDRYPHQLSGGMRKRVAMAAALINEPRILIMDEPFGALDVQTKAIMSTELLGLWEQIRPSVIFITHDLDEAVALADRVVVMTSSPGSVKAVFDIDLPRPRGSVQEIRFQPRFIELQHQIWDSLREEVERAYARTAGGTA; this is translated from the coding sequence ATCTCAGGACTCACCAAACGGTTTCTGACTCCTGCCGGTGAGGTGTTCACGGCGCTGCAGGACGTGTCGTTCACCGTGGAGCCCGGCCAGTTCTGCGCGGTGGTGGGCCCGACCGGTTGCGGCAAGTCCACGACGCTGAGCATGGTGTCCGGGCTCGACCGGCCCAGCGAGGGCTCGGTCAAGGTCGGCGGCCGTGAGGTGAACGGCGTCACCGACGGCGTCAGCTTCATGTTCCAGAGTGACGCGCTGCTGCCCTGGAAGACCGTCCTTGGCAACGTGCTGATGGGCCCGGTCTTCCGCAGGGTGCCCAAGCAGCAGGCCCAGGCCTCGGCACGTGACTGGCTGCGCCGGGTGGGCCTGACGGGGTTCGAGGACCGCTACCCGCACCAGCTCTCCGGCGGCATGCGCAAGCGCGTGGCGATGGCCGCGGCACTGATCAACGAACCCCGGATCCTGATCATGGACGAGCCGTTCGGCGCCCTGGACGTGCAGACCAAGGCGATCATGTCGACCGAACTGCTCGGCCTGTGGGAGCAGATCCGCCCGTCGGTCATCTTCATCACCCACGACCTCGACGAGGCGGTGGCGCTCGCCGACCGGGTCGTCGTCATGACGTCCAGCCCCGGCTCGGTCAAGGCGGTCTTCGATATCGACCTGCCCCGCCCGCGCGGCTCGGTCCAGGAGATCCGCTTCCAGCCCCGCTTCATCGAACTTCAGCACCAGATCTGGGACTCGCTGCGCGAGGAGGTGGAGCGCGCCTACGCACGCACCGCAGGAGGTACGGCATGA
- a CDS encoding ABC transporter ATP-binding protein: MPVDSYDTRGSAHEVLTARELYRFYRAGEEETLALRGVSLTVRRGETVAVVGPSGAGKSTLLACLAGLDEPSGGEVRVSGVRISHRPETERARLRARHIGVLLQTRNLLPHLNVLDNVRLPQRAQGGRPPVPAETLLAQVGLTGRTRALPRELSGGELARAGLAVALANAPAVLLADEPTGELDGETEQLVLSLLRDRATEGCAVLLVTHSAEAVRVADRVITLTDGRATGAPPPHNREEAHDVVG; encoded by the coding sequence ATGCCAGTCGACTCGTACGACACCCGCGGCTCGGCCCACGAGGTGCTGACAGCCCGCGAGCTGTACCGCTTCTACCGGGCCGGCGAGGAGGAGACCCTCGCGCTGCGCGGGGTGTCGCTGACGGTGCGACGTGGTGAGACCGTCGCGGTCGTGGGACCGTCCGGGGCCGGAAAGTCGACTCTGCTGGCGTGCCTGGCCGGACTCGACGAACCCTCCGGCGGCGAGGTCCGCGTGAGCGGCGTACGGATCAGCCACCGGCCGGAGACCGAGCGGGCCCGGCTGCGCGCCCGGCACATCGGCGTCCTGCTGCAGACCCGCAACCTGCTGCCCCACCTGAACGTGCTCGACAACGTCCGCCTGCCGCAACGGGCGCAGGGCGGCAGGCCCCCTGTCCCGGCCGAGACCCTGCTGGCGCAGGTCGGGCTGACCGGGCGGACACGCGCCCTGCCCCGGGAGCTGTCCGGCGGCGAGCTGGCGCGGGCAGGGCTCGCCGTCGCGCTGGCCAACGCGCCCGCCGTCCTGCTCGCCGACGAACCGACCGGCGAACTCGACGGCGAGACCGAACAGTTGGTGCTTTCACTGCTTCGGGATCGGGCCACGGAAGGCTGCGCGGTGCTGCTCGTCACGCACAGCGCGGAGGCGGTCCGGGTAGCGGACCGGGTGATCACCCTGACAGACGGCAGGGCCACCGGTGCCCCGCCCCCGCACAACCGCGAGGAGGCACACGATGTCGTCGGATGA
- a CDS encoding HAMP domain-containing sensor histidine kinase, with the protein MRQRVVRVALTAALVAVVLLAVPLALAIRSSLYADQRDTLERSALAGAVRVSPDYATGDPAELPSPPAGGRLGLYDPQSRLRAGSGPRSGDAPVRRALSGDAVRGDSGGDLVVTVPVSHAEKVIGVVRASSAAASVRDRVLVAWAVLLGVAALALAVAVVVARRQARALASPLEDLSRHCRAVTEGDLNARAAPSSIGEIDQVARTHNEMLHSLSELLRHESDFAANASHQLRTPLTGLQLALEAGLAQDDDARLRPVLTEALATTHRLHHTVEEVLRLSGASKVSPSAAGQIAVGQLLRDAEERWHGLFARDGRRLECAARGTPSDVLVPGAPVSEVLGILLDNARVHGRGTVRVTVRDLDDALAFDVSDEGAVAGEPARLFDRGHTGGGPGAGIGLALARDLAVSLGGRISLARACPATFTLLIPVDRDEAQESSG; encoded by the coding sequence ATGAGACAGCGCGTGGTGCGAGTCGCCCTGACCGCCGCTCTGGTCGCAGTCGTCCTCCTCGCGGTCCCGCTGGCCCTGGCCATCAGGTCGTCCCTGTACGCCGACCAGCGCGACACCCTGGAGCGATCCGCCCTGGCCGGGGCCGTACGCGTGAGCCCTGACTACGCGACCGGCGACCCGGCGGAACTGCCGAGCCCCCCGGCAGGCGGGCGCCTCGGCCTGTACGACCCGCAGTCACGGCTGCGGGCGGGCAGCGGCCCCCGCTCGGGCGACGCCCCGGTCCGTCGAGCCTTGAGCGGAGACGCCGTACGGGGCGACTCGGGCGGTGACCTGGTGGTGACGGTACCCGTCTCCCACGCCGAGAAGGTGATCGGCGTCGTGCGGGCTTCGTCCGCCGCAGCGTCCGTGCGCGACCGTGTCCTCGTTGCGTGGGCGGTGCTGCTGGGGGTGGCGGCTCTGGCGCTGGCCGTCGCAGTCGTCGTGGCCCGTCGTCAGGCGCGGGCCCTGGCGTCTCCGTTGGAGGATCTGTCCCGCCACTGCCGGGCCGTGACCGAGGGTGACCTGAACGCCCGCGCCGCCCCCAGCAGCATCGGCGAGATCGACCAGGTCGCCCGTACCCACAACGAGATGTTGCACAGCCTGTCCGAACTCCTCCGCCACGAAAGCGACTTCGCCGCCAACGCCTCCCACCAGCTGCGCACTCCGCTCACCGGTCTGCAACTTGCCCTGGAGGCGGGCCTGGCCCAGGACGACGACGCGCGTCTGCGCCCCGTCCTGACCGAGGCACTGGCCACCACCCACCGACTGCACCACACGGTGGAGGAGGTGTTGCGCCTGTCGGGTGCGAGCAAGGTGTCCCCCTCCGCCGCAGGGCAGATCGCGGTGGGTCAACTGCTGCGGGACGCCGAGGAGCGGTGGCACGGCTTGTTCGCCCGGGACGGCAGACGCCTGGAGTGCGCCGCACGAGGCACACCGAGCGATGTACTGGTCCCAGGCGCGCCCGTGTCGGAGGTGCTCGGCATCCTGCTGGACAACGCCCGCGTGCATGGGCGCGGGACCGTCCGGGTCACCGTGCGGGACCTGGATGATGCCCTCGCCTTCGACGTGAGCGACGAGGGTGCCGTGGCGGGCGAGCCGGCCCGGCTGTTCGACCGGGGGCACACCGGGGGCGGACCGGGAGCGGGCATCGGCCTGGCTCTCGCCCGGGACCTGGCCGTCTCGCTCGGCGGCAGGATCTCCCTGGCCCGTGCTTGCCCCGCCACCTTCACCTTGCTCATTCCCGTTGACCGGGACGAGGCACAGGAGTCGTCCGGATGA